In Streptomyces sp. NBC_00878, a single window of DNA contains:
- a CDS encoding amidohydrolase family protein has protein sequence MSDEAVLHVKGRVLIGPDDARDELWIVGGKITYERPTGTRDIRTVTGWALPGLVDAHCHVGLGPSGPVADDIAEKQALTDREAGTLLIRDAGSPSDTRWIDDRADLPKIIRAGRHIARTRRYIRGYAHEIEPDDLVAYVAQEARRGDGWVKLVGDWLNRETGDLGACWPRDAVEAAIAEAHRLGARVTAHCFAEDSLRDLVEAGIDCVEHATGLTEDTIPLFAERGVAIVPTLVNIATFPQLAAGGEAKFPQWSAHMRRLHERRYDTVRAAYDAGVPVYVGTDAGGSLAHGLVAGEVAELVTAGIPPVEALSATAWGARAWLGRPGLDEGAPADLVVYEGDPRADVRVLAAPRRVVLNGKVVG, from the coding sequence ATGAGCGATGAGGCGGTACTGCACGTAAAGGGCCGAGTACTCATCGGCCCGGACGACGCCAGGGACGAACTCTGGATCGTCGGCGGAAAGATCACCTACGAGCGCCCCACCGGCACCCGTGACATCCGTACGGTGACCGGCTGGGCCCTACCCGGCCTGGTCGACGCCCACTGCCACGTGGGCCTCGGCCCCAGTGGCCCCGTCGCAGACGACATCGCCGAGAAGCAGGCCCTCACCGACCGGGAGGCCGGCACCCTGCTCATCCGCGACGCGGGCTCGCCCTCCGACACCCGCTGGATCGACGACCGCGCGGACCTCCCGAAGATCATCAGGGCAGGCCGCCACATCGCCCGCACCCGCCGCTACATCCGCGGCTATGCCCACGAGATCGAGCCCGACGACCTCGTCGCGTACGTCGCCCAGGAGGCTCGCCGCGGCGACGGCTGGGTGAAACTCGTAGGAGACTGGCTCAACCGTGAAACGGGCGACCTCGGCGCCTGCTGGCCGCGCGACGCGGTCGAGGCGGCGATCGCCGAGGCCCACCGTCTGGGCGCCCGGGTCACCGCGCACTGCTTCGCCGAGGACTCACTGCGGGACCTGGTGGAGGCGGGCATCGACTGCGTCGAGCACGCCACCGGTCTGACCGAGGACACCATCCCGCTCTTCGCCGAACGCGGTGTCGCCATCGTCCCGACCCTCGTCAACATCGCCACGTTCCCGCAGCTCGCGGCCGGCGGCGAGGCCAAGTTCCCCCAGTGGTCGGCGCACATGCGGCGGCTGCACGAGCGCCGCTACGACACCGTGCGCGCCGCGTACGACGCCGGTGTCCCGGTGTACGTCGGCACCGACGCGGGCGGTTCGCTCGCGCACGGCCTGGTGGCGGGCGAGGTCGCCGAGCTGGTCACGGCCGGGATCCCGCCCGTCGAGGCGCTCTCGGCGACGGCATGGGGCGCGCGGGCCTGGCTGGGACGGCCGGGCCTGGACGAAGGGGCACCGGCCGACCTCGTCGTGTACGAGGGGGATCCGCGGGCGGACGTACGAGTACTGGCGGCGCCGCGGCGAGTGGTGCTGAACGGCAAGGTCGTCGGCTAG
- a CDS encoding SCO1860 family LAETG-anchored protein, with product MNSNAFRMPARRFAVTAAATVLAAGPAVLAGAGSAHATDDDGSARAVVLRTGLDVSLLNKSVNVPLTVSLNDVQAPRSAEETTLTAKLDGVDGGQPFTVLGAEVAKSSATVSARKAEGSVHLAQAKVHVPGLPLLSLIEVEQVSAKAVCVAGEKPVASANPLGAVTVLGRKTTVSAGGPTEVKVPGVGEVRLDLASTRTTTRTAAATALQLKVSINPLKLNVAEVEGTVTLAEATCETPAAPAASADPSNPVEPAVEVKPQGATTEESNLAETGGSSVTPYVAAGAVALLATGAGAVMLARRKRG from the coding sequence TTGAACAGCAACGCTTTTCGCATGCCCGCACGCAGGTTCGCCGTCACCGCGGCGGCCACCGTCCTGGCCGCCGGTCCCGCGGTCCTGGCCGGCGCGGGCTCGGCCCACGCGACCGACGACGACGGAAGCGCGCGTGCCGTCGTCCTGCGCACCGGGCTCGACGTCTCCCTGCTCAACAAGTCCGTGAACGTCCCGCTCACGGTCTCGCTCAACGACGTCCAGGCACCGCGGAGCGCCGAAGAGACCACGCTCACCGCGAAGTTGGACGGAGTCGACGGGGGGCAGCCGTTCACCGTGCTGGGCGCGGAGGTCGCGAAGTCGAGCGCGACCGTCTCCGCGCGGAAGGCCGAAGGCTCGGTGCACCTCGCCCAGGCGAAGGTGCATGTGCCGGGGCTGCCCCTGCTGTCGCTCATCGAGGTCGAACAGGTCAGCGCGAAGGCCGTCTGCGTGGCGGGTGAGAAGCCGGTCGCCTCCGCCAACCCGCTGGGGGCGGTGACGGTGCTCGGCAGGAAGACCACGGTGAGTGCCGGTGGCCCGACCGAGGTGAAGGTGCCCGGCGTCGGTGAGGTGCGCCTCGACCTGGCGTCGACCCGCACCACCACGCGTACGGCCGCTGCCACCGCACTCCAACTCAAGGTCTCCATCAACCCGTTGAAGCTGAACGTGGCCGAGGTCGAGGGCACGGTCACCCTCGCCGAGGCCACCTGCGAGACCCCGGCCGCGCCCGCCGCGTCCGCCGACCCCTCGAACCCCGTCGAGCCCGCGGTCGAGGTGAAGCCGCAGGGTGCGACCACCGAAGAGTCCAACCTCGCCGAGACCGGCGGCAGTTCAGTGACACCGTACGTGGCCGCCGGCGCGGTCGCCCTGCTGGCGACGGGCGCCGGAGCCGTCATGCTGGCCCGCCGCAAGAGGGGCTGA
- a CDS encoding amino acid ABC transporter ATP-binding protein, protein MSTTSSPALTKDASGTPEIQVRGLHKAFGDNEVLRGIDLEVGSGEVVCVIGPSGSGKSTLLRCVNLLEEPTKGQVFVGGTEVTHPDVDIDAVRRRIGMVFQQFNLFPHLTVTENLTLPQRRVLGRDKEAAAKVAAENLRRVGLSEKADAYPASLSGGQQQRVAIARALAMGPEVMLFDEPTSALDPELVGDVLAVMRMLAREGMTMMVVTHEMTFAREVADRVVFMDAGVIVEDGTPSQVITNPTHERTRHFLSRLLDPAMADVEEGNSDELGKRL, encoded by the coding sequence GTGAGCACTACGAGCAGTCCGGCCCTCACGAAGGACGCGAGCGGCACGCCGGAGATCCAGGTCCGCGGCCTGCACAAGGCGTTCGGTGACAACGAGGTGCTGCGCGGCATCGACCTGGAGGTCGGTTCCGGAGAGGTCGTGTGTGTCATCGGCCCGTCCGGCTCCGGCAAGTCCACGCTCCTGCGCTGTGTGAACCTCCTCGAAGAGCCCACCAAGGGCCAGGTCTTCGTCGGCGGCACCGAAGTGACCCACCCCGACGTGGACATTGACGCCGTACGCCGCCGGATCGGCATGGTCTTCCAGCAGTTCAACCTCTTCCCGCACCTGACGGTGACCGAGAACCTCACGCTGCCGCAGCGCCGGGTGCTCGGCCGCGACAAGGAGGCGGCCGCGAAGGTCGCCGCCGAGAACCTCCGGCGGGTCGGCCTCTCCGAGAAGGCGGACGCGTACCCCGCCTCGCTCTCCGGCGGTCAGCAGCAGCGTGTCGCCATCGCCCGCGCGCTCGCCATGGGCCCCGAGGTGATGCTCTTCGACGAGCCGACCTCCGCCCTCGACCCGGAGCTGGTGGGGGACGTACTCGCCGTCATGCGGATGCTCGCGCGCGAGGGCATGACGATGATGGTCGTCACCCACGAGATGACCTTCGCCCGCGAGGTCGCCGACCGCGTCGTCTTCATGGACGCCGGCGTCATCGTCGAGGACGGCACCCCCTCCCAGGTCATCACGAACCCGACCCACGAGCGAACCCGCCACTTCCTGTCCCGCCTACTGGACCCGGCGATGGCGGACGTGGAGGAAGGAAACTCGGACGAGCTGGGCAAGCGCCTCTAG
- a CDS encoding amino acid ABC transporter permease: protein MSGTDTKVQPRRSGLTRRQKRAVSRGVQYAVFVAALVAFGVTADWEQLQNQFAQVDLAERMFPDIITLALKNTVLYTVSGFVFGLALGVVVALMRLSSVGPYRWLAGIYIEIFRGLPALLIFIFVGVAVPLAFPGTEIPGGTYGKVALALGLVAAAYMAETIRAGIQAVPKGQMEAARSLGFSHARAMVSIIIPQAFRIVIPPLTNELVLLFKDSSLVLFLGVTLEERELSKFGRDLASETANSTPILVAGLCYLLVTIPLGFVVRRLEAKAGEATK, encoded by the coding sequence ATGAGTGGGACGGACACCAAAGTCCAGCCACGCAGAAGCGGCCTGACCAGACGTCAGAAGCGGGCCGTGTCGCGGGGTGTCCAGTACGCGGTGTTCGTCGCAGCCCTGGTCGCCTTCGGCGTCACGGCCGACTGGGAGCAGCTGCAGAACCAGTTCGCTCAAGTCGACCTGGCCGAGCGGATGTTCCCGGACATCATCACGCTGGCGTTGAAGAACACCGTCCTCTACACGGTGTCCGGCTTCGTCTTCGGCCTCGCGCTCGGTGTGGTCGTCGCGTTGATGCGGCTCTCCTCGGTCGGCCCGTACCGCTGGCTGGCCGGCATCTACATCGAGATCTTCCGCGGGCTGCCCGCCCTGCTGATCTTCATCTTCGTGGGCGTCGCCGTGCCGTTGGCGTTCCCCGGCACGGAGATCCCCGGCGGCACGTACGGAAAGGTCGCGCTCGCGCTCGGTCTCGTCGCGGCCGCGTACATGGCGGAGACGATCCGCGCGGGCATTCAGGCCGTGCCCAAGGGGCAGATGGAGGCGGCCCGTTCGCTGGGCTTCTCGCATGCCCGGGCCATGGTCTCGATCATCATTCCGCAGGCGTTCCGCATCGTGATCCCGCCGCTCACCAACGAGTTGGTGCTCCTCTTCAAGGACTCCTCGCTGGTGCTGTTCCTCGGGGTCACGCTGGAGGAGCGCGAACTCTCCAAGTTCGGCCGCGACCTGGCCAGCGAGACGGCCAACTCGACACCGATCCTGGTGGCGGGCCTGTGCTACCTGCTGGTCACGATCCCGCTCGGTTTCGTCGTACGCCGCCTTGAGGCGAAGGCCGGGGAGGCCACCAAGTGA